The Globicephala melas chromosome X, mGloMel1.2, whole genome shotgun sequence genome window below encodes:
- the LDOC1 gene encoding protein LDOC1: MVDELVLLLHALLMRHRALSIENSQLMEQLRLLVCERATLLRQVRPPSCPVPFPETFDGESSRLPEFIVQTASYMLVNENRFCNDAMKVAFLISLLIGEAEEWVVPYIEMDSPILGDYRAFLDEMKQCFGWDDDEEDDDEDEEDDY; this comes from the coding sequence ATGGTGGACGAGCTGGTGCTGCTGCTGCATGCGCTCCTGATGCGGCACCGCGCCTTGAGCATCGAGAACAGCCAGCTCATGGAACAGCTGCGGCTGCTGGTGTGCGAGAGGGCCACCCTACTGCGCCAGGTACGTCCGCCGAGCTGTCCGGTGCCCTTCCCCGAAACTTTTGACGGCGAGAGCTCCCGGCTCCCCGAGTTTATCGTGCAGACGGCGTCTTACATGCTTGTCAACGAGAACCGATTTTGCAACGACGCCATGAAGGTGGCATTCCTAATCAGCCTGCTCATCGGGGAAGCCGAGGAGTGGGTGGTGCCCTACATTGAGATGGATAGCCCCATCCTAGGTGATTACCGGGCCTTCCTCGATGAGATGAAACAGTGTTTTGGCTGGGATGACGACGAAGAAGACGACGACGAAGATGAAGAAGATGATTACTAG